Proteins encoded by one window of Halobaculum halobium:
- a CDS encoding ABC transporter permease: MPDRSRLRRGVRGVRRRAAGGRRRVARALATVVAAAVSAAPAPVVDRTRRAVTALGRRFPAVSLALRNLSRQRLRAGLAALGIVIGVFAVVALGMLGTALQTAATDELGGLGNQVIVSPAAESGEEALNSRDLAAVERAAAGRGTVIPLKSTGGTVSGGGGQTVAQVYGTTNPRPLFGDAPGVPDYHRQGALVGADVAGALDLRVGSQVTIESNTYRVVAVLPPQSSITPLRADSAVVLPPGEFATDGFSQVVVQADSGGDADAVARGVRERLNVRERRVSVFSLTSVLDQITEFFALLNGFLLAVAGVSLVVAGVSIFNVMLMTVSERRGEIGVLRAVGIHRDQVLRTLLVEATLLGVGGGAVGVLLGTVGVVLVALNTELPLEAVLVPTNAFVALGAFAFGATVALVGGLYPAYRAAWEPPVESLRG, from the coding sequence ATGCCTGACAGGTCCCGGCTCCGGCGAGGGGTTCGGGGAGTTCGCCGGCGTGCGGCGGGAGGTCGCCGCCGGGTCGCTCGCGCGCTCGCGACGGTCGTCGCCGCCGCGGTCTCGGCGGCGCCGGCGCCGGTCGTCGACCGGACGCGACGCGCCGTCACCGCGCTGGGCCGCCGCTTCCCGGCGGTCTCGCTCGCGCTTCGCAACCTCTCGCGCCAGCGCCTCCGGGCGGGGCTGGCCGCGCTGGGCATCGTCATCGGCGTGTTCGCGGTCGTCGCGCTTGGGATGCTCGGCACCGCCCTCCAGACGGCCGCGACCGACGAACTCGGCGGGCTCGGGAACCAGGTGATCGTCAGCCCGGCCGCCGAGTCTGGCGAGGAGGCGCTCAACAGCCGCGACCTCGCGGCCGTCGAGCGCGCCGCCGCCGGCCGCGGGACGGTGATCCCCCTGAAGTCGACCGGGGGAACCGTCAGCGGCGGCGGGGGCCAGACGGTCGCACAGGTGTACGGGACGACGAACCCGCGGCCGTTGTTCGGCGACGCGCCCGGCGTCCCCGACTACCACCGGCAGGGTGCGCTCGTCGGCGCCGACGTGGCGGGGGCGCTCGACCTCCGCGTCGGGTCGCAGGTCACAATCGAGTCGAACACCTACCGGGTCGTCGCGGTCCTCCCGCCGCAGTCGAGCATCACGCCGCTGCGGGCCGACTCGGCGGTCGTTCTCCCGCCCGGCGAGTTCGCCACCGACGGCTTCTCGCAGGTCGTCGTGCAGGCCGATTCAGGGGGTGACGCCGACGCCGTCGCCCGCGGGGTCCGCGAGCGCCTCAACGTCCGCGAACGGCGGGTCTCGGTGTTCTCGCTGACGAGCGTGCTCGATCAGATCACGGAGTTCTTCGCGCTGCTCAACGGCTTCCTCCTCGCGGTCGCTGGCGTCTCGCTCGTCGTCGCCGGCGTGTCCATCTTCAACGTGATGCTGATGACCGTCTCCGAGCGACGCGGGGAGATCGGCGTCCTGCGCGCGGTCGGGATCCACCGCGATCAGGTGTTGCGGACGCTGCTCGTGGAGGCGACGCTGCTCGGCGTCGGCGGCGGCGCGGTCGGCGTGCTGCTCGGCACGGTCGGCGTCGTCCTCGTCGCGCTCAACACGGAGCTCCCGCTGGAGGCGGTGCTCGTGCCCACGAACGCGTTCGTGGCGCTGGGAGCGTTCGCCTTCGGCGCGACGGTCGCACTCGTCGGCGGGCTGTATCCCGCCTACCGCGCGGCGTGGGAGCCCCCGGTCGAGTCGCTCCGTGGGTGA
- a CDS encoding ABC transporter ATP-binding protein: MRLANVTKRYEGGAGTVTALSDVDFAVDAGEVVAVVGPSGSGKSTMLNLLGLLDDPTEGRVELHGAPVAGRTERERTDVRRETIGFVFQDFHLIPTLSAVENVRLPTAFLPEDATDRAVDLLERVGLGDRLDHTPDELSGGQKQRVAIARSLINEPDVLLADEPTGNLDRDTGVSVLEEVREIAAGGVGVVAVTHDDLVTDYADRTVELVDGVLRDA; the protein is encoded by the coding sequence TTGCGACTCGCGAACGTGACGAAGCGCTACGAGGGCGGGGCCGGCACCGTCACCGCCCTGTCGGACGTGGACTTCGCAGTCGACGCCGGCGAGGTCGTCGCCGTCGTCGGTCCCTCCGGGTCGGGGAAGTCGACGATGCTGAACCTCTTGGGCCTGCTCGACGACCCGACCGAAGGCCGCGTCGAACTCCACGGCGCGCCCGTCGCCGGCCGAACCGAGCGCGAACGCACCGACGTGCGCCGCGAGACGATCGGGTTCGTGTTTCAGGATTTCCACCTCATCCCGACGCTGTCGGCCGTCGAGAACGTGCGCCTCCCGACGGCGTTTCTCCCCGAGGACGCGACCGACCGCGCGGTCGACCTGCTCGAACGCGTCGGCCTCGGCGACCGGCTCGATCACACCCCGGACGAACTGTCCGGCGGGCAGAAGCAGCGCGTCGCCATCGCGCGCTCGCTGATCAACGAGCCCGACGTGCTGCTCGCGGACGAGCCGACCGGCAATCTCGACCGCGACACCGGCGTCTCGGTGCTCGAGGAGGTCCGCGAGATCGCCGCCGGCGGCGTCGGCGTCGTCGCCGTCACCCACGACGATCTCGTGACCGACTACGCCGACCGGACCGTCGAACTCGTCGACGGGGTGCTCCGCGATGCCTGA
- a CDS encoding CARDB domain-containing protein, which translates to MNDRSTGALALAAALLLATSVLVPFVGVADAVPDARVSVTDATVTPATPTAGAPVTVEATVRLSGGSDSAADLDRVAVRDANGTVLGAATGLGTLSPGETLTVPVTLTVDEPGATELTVVATVSDSDDESATASRPLSLVVEQGAPLVEATAVDAVVDADSTVDVTVSNPTTAALRDLTVTVVDPSDGERVRRTVATLAAGASQPLNFSVRPSEAGDRTFRVRVDYTTAAGTRATVTHERGVAVAPSPRMWGSASGPRATPRATTPPAARPGSRGSSAAVAAAPCSRRPAAVTTTPVATTAST; encoded by the coding sequence TTGAACGATCGTTCGACTGGAGCACTCGCGCTCGCCGCAGCCCTCCTCCTCGCCACCTCGGTGCTCGTCCCGTTCGTCGGCGTCGCCGACGCGGTTCCCGACGCCCGCGTCTCGGTGACCGACGCGACAGTCACGCCGGCGACGCCGACCGCGGGGGCGCCGGTCACCGTCGAGGCGACCGTCCGCCTCTCGGGCGGGAGTGACTCAGCCGCCGACCTCGACCGGGTCGCCGTCCGCGACGCCAACGGTACCGTCTTGGGCGCGGCGACCGGGCTCGGCACGCTTTCGCCTGGTGAGACGCTCACGGTCCCTGTGACACTCACCGTCGACGAGCCCGGCGCGACCGAGCTCACGGTCGTCGCCACCGTCTCCGACTCCGACGACGAGTCCGCGACCGCCAGTCGCCCGCTCTCGTTGGTCGTCGAACAGGGCGCGCCGCTGGTCGAGGCGACCGCCGTCGACGCCGTCGTTGACGCCGACTCGACGGTCGACGTGACCGTCTCGAACCCCACGACCGCCGCCCTGCGCGACCTCACGGTCACGGTCGTCGACCCGAGCGACGGCGAGCGAGTCCGCCGCACCGTCGCGACGCTCGCGGCGGGCGCGAGCCAACCGCTCAATTTCTCGGTTCGACCGAGCGAGGCCGGCGACCGGACGTTCCGCGTCCGCGTCGACTACACGACCGCCGCGGGCACCCGCGCGACCGTCACACACGAACGCGGCGTCGCGGTCGCGCCCTCTCCGCGGATGTGGGGGTCCGCGTCGGGCCCGCGAGCGACGCCGCGGGCGACGACGCCGCCGGCGGCGCGACCGGGCTCGCGGGGCTCATCGGCGGCGGTGGCGGCGGCGCCCTGCAGCCGTCGACCGGCGGCGGTGACGACGACGCCGGTGGCGACGACCGCGTCGACGTGA
- a CDS encoding MBL fold metallo-hydrolase produces the protein MRVTLLGTGDTTGTPTVGCDCDTCEAARERGIERSRFSVHVENERTGESLLIDLSPDFRHQFLTHDVPLPDAAIVSHIHFDHLDGLGNAYRLFDDLPVYAADEVDPVTGESVADTIRSKYDYLDRVTVEDVSPFESARVCGLDVTLVPVDHPPLVCYGLCVEDPETGAKLSLSGDTSYDVPDDSRAALADPDLLLADGIVPARFCEYHPLGGNDEGPDGTPYTFGTKHMTREGALALADDLGAAETRLVHLAHYYPPEEAFAEPLAVDGETYEL, from the coding sequence ATGCGCGTCACGCTCCTCGGCACGGGCGACACCACCGGCACGCCCACCGTCGGCTGCGACTGCGACACGTGCGAGGCGGCCCGCGAGCGGGGGATCGAGCGCTCGCGCTTCTCGGTCCACGTCGAGAACGAGCGCACCGGCGAGTCGCTTTTGATCGACCTGTCGCCGGATTTTCGCCACCAGTTTCTCACTCACGACGTGCCCCTCCCCGACGCCGCGATCGTCTCGCACATCCACTTCGACCACCTCGACGGCCTCGGCAACGCCTACCGCCTGTTCGACGACCTCCCGGTGTACGCCGCCGACGAGGTCGACCCCGTCACCGGCGAGTCGGTCGCCGACACGATCCGCTCGAAGTACGACTACCTCGACCGCGTCACCGTCGAGGACGTCTCGCCGTTCGAGTCGGCCCGGGTCTGCGGGCTCGACGTGACGCTCGTGCCTGTCGACCACCCGCCGTTGGTCTGCTACGGGCTGTGCGTCGAGGACCCCGAGACGGGCGCGAAGCTGTCGCTGTCGGGGGACACGAGCTACGACGTACCAGACGACTCGCGGGCGGCGCTGGCCGACCCGGACCTCCTGCTGGCCGACGGCATCGTCCCCGCGCGCTTCTGCGAGTACCACCCGCTGGGCGGGAACGACGAGGGCCCCGACGGTACCCCCTACACCTTCGGCACGAAGCACATGACCCGCGAGGGCGCGCTGGCGCTGGCCGACGACCTCGGCGCAGCCGAGACCCGGCTCGTCCACCTCGCGCACTACTACCCGCCCGAGGAGGCGTTCGCGGAGCCGCTTGCGGTCGACGGGGAGACGTACGAGCTGTGA
- a CDS encoding ATP-binding protein has translation MSDPAEDVVELLVTVHRYNEDRDLDADDLPPRYRKVFWSESPEDEDGPGGVERPLHVTESTAKTATGVERPWEAISDLLFTQRKDFSGEVSLSQPEMAVEWLLDRVDDDDLLSNPVIAALAEDPDVEHDRDFSVTHTEAREENRPVRADRVWIDALLGEYFDEEEDAEMLDLVTVKAPEEIEMTLRDLVLTADQEGEIRKLMKAIEHREYLANIGLREIGKLLFVGPPGTGKTTAARALAHELGLPFVEVKLSMVTSQYLGETAKNVEKTFEVAKRLAPCILFIDEFDSVAKTRKSDEHAALKRAVNTLLKSIDEVSLVRDEVLLISATNHPDQLDAAAWRRFDEIVNFPKPDRQMRSDILRVITRQMEIASFDPDEVADRTEGLTGSDLRLVLREAVLEALTDDRMEITQEDIMDAVQDFEERDNLKNMDMIDGEGAEVVGDGGGGHDHDHDH, from the coding sequence ATGAGTGACCCGGCAGAGGACGTGGTCGAGCTTCTCGTAACCGTCCACCGCTACAACGAGGACCGCGACCTCGACGCCGACGACCTACCGCCACGGTACCGCAAGGTCTTCTGGAGCGAGTCCCCGGAAGACGAGGACGGACCCGGCGGCGTGGAGCGGCCGCTCCACGTGACTGAATCGACCGCAAAGACCGCAACCGGCGTCGAGCGCCCGTGGGAGGCGATCTCGGATCTCCTGTTCACCCAGCGAAAGGACTTCTCTGGCGAGGTGTCGCTGTCTCAGCCGGAGATGGCCGTCGAGTGGCTCCTCGACCGCGTCGACGACGACGACCTCCTGAGCAACCCAGTGATCGCGGCGCTCGCCGAGGACCCGGACGTCGAGCACGACCGCGACTTCTCGGTCACCCACACCGAGGCCCGCGAGGAGAACCGCCCGGTCCGCGCCGACCGCGTGTGGATCGACGCCCTCCTCGGCGAGTACTTCGACGAGGAGGAAGACGCCGAGATGCTCGATCTCGTCACCGTGAAGGCGCCCGAGGAGATCGAGATGACTCTCCGGGATCTCGTGCTCACGGCCGATCAAGAGGGTGAGATCCGCAAGCTGATGAAAGCGATCGAACACCGCGAATACCTCGCCAACATCGGTCTGCGCGAGATCGGCAAGCTCCTGTTCGTCGGTCCGCCGGGCACCGGGAAGACGACGGCCGCCCGCGCGTTGGCGCACGAACTCGGCCTCCCGTTCGTCGAGGTGAAGCTCTCGATGGTGACGAGCCAGTACCTCGGCGAGACCGCGAAGAACGTCGAGAAGACGTTCGAGGTCGCCAAGCGCCTGGCGCCGTGTATCCTCTTCATCGACGAGTTCGACTCCGTCGCGAAGACGCGCAAGTCCGACGAGCACGCCGCGCTCAAGCGCGCGGTCAACACGCTGCTCAAGAGCATCGACGAGGTCTCGCTCGTCCGCGACGAGGTGCTCCTGATCTCGGCGACGAACCACCCCGACCAGCTCGACGCCGCCGCGTGGCGCCGCTTCGACGAGATCGTCAACTTCCCCAAGCCCGACCGGCAGATGCGCTCGGACATCCTCCGCGTCATCACCCGCCAGATGGAGATCGCGAGCTTCGACCCCGACGAGGTCGCCGATCGCACGGAGGGGCTCACGGGCTCGGACCTCCGACTCGTGCTCCGAGAGGCCGTGCTCGAGGCGCTCACCGACGACCGGATGGAGATCACACAGGAAGACATCATGGACGCCGTTCAGGATTTCGAGGAGCGCGACAACCTCAAGAACATGGACATGATCGACGGCGAGGGCGCCGAGGTCGTCGGCGACGGCGGCGGCGGCCACGATCACGACCACGATCACTGA
- a CDS encoding thiolase family protein yields the protein MTTPVIAAAYRTPFGRQGGVFEDVRSEDLSVTLIDHILEEHDLDADDVDDLMWGVAQQRGEQDNNVARVIALLSELGEGTPATSINRWCASSMQSIISASDAVAAGNRECIIAGGVESMSRVPMDGDSYQHLHPELSEQYNVFQLQMGMTAEKVAEEYEVSREAQDEFAVRSHHRAAEATETGRFDDEIVPVETEDGVVAEDEGIRPNTDMETLGGLSPAFTGDGSVTAGNSSQITDGAAATLVCSKEFADEHGLEVLAEVGTNHVAGVDPTVMGIGPVPATRGLLERAGSDIDDYGLVEVNEAFASQCEYTRRELGIDEDSYNVNGGAIALGHPLGASGARLPVTLIHEMIKRDVDRGLASLCVGFGQGAAIEFSR from the coding sequence ATGACAACGCCCGTCATCGCGGCCGCGTATCGTACCCCGTTCGGCAGGCAGGGAGGCGTCTTCGAGGACGTCCGGAGCGAGGACCTCTCGGTCACGCTCATCGACCACATCCTCGAGGAGCACGACCTCGACGCCGACGACGTGGACGACCTGATGTGGGGAGTCGCCCAGCAGCGCGGGGAGCAGGACAACAACGTCGCGCGCGTCATCGCGCTCCTCTCGGAGTTGGGCGAGGGGACGCCCGCGACGAGCATCAACCGCTGGTGCGCCTCCTCGATGCAGTCGATCATCTCCGCCAGCGACGCGGTCGCCGCGGGCAACCGCGAGTGCATCATCGCCGGCGGCGTCGAGAGCATGAGCCGAGTGCCGATGGACGGCGACTCCTACCAGCACCTCCATCCGGAGCTGTCGGAGCAGTACAACGTCTTCCAACTCCAGATGGGGATGACCGCCGAGAAGGTCGCCGAGGAGTACGAGGTGTCCCGCGAGGCGCAAGACGAGTTCGCCGTGCGGTCACACCACCGAGCCGCCGAGGCGACCGAGACCGGACGCTTCGACGACGAGATCGTTCCCGTGGAAACGGAGGACGGTGTCGTGGCGGAGGACGAGGGGATCCGCCCGAACACCGACATGGAGACGCTCGGCGGACTGTCGCCGGCGTTCACCGGAGACGGGAGCGTGACGGCGGGGAACTCCTCGCAGATCACCGACGGCGCGGCGGCGACGCTCGTCTGTTCGAAGGAGTTCGCCGACGAGCACGGGCTGGAGGTGCTCGCGGAGGTCGGCACGAACCACGTCGCTGGCGTCGACCCGACGGTCATGGGCATCGGCCCGGTGCCGGCGACCCGCGGTCTCCTCGAGCGCGCCGGCAGCGACATCGACGACTACGGGCTCGTCGAGGTGAACGAGGCGTTCGCCTCCCAGTGTGAGTACACTCGCCGGGAGTTGGGTATCGACGAGGACAGCTACAACGTCAACGGCGGCGCCATCGCGCTCGGGCACCCGCTGGGAGCGTCGGGCGCGCGCCTTCCCGTGACGCTTATCCACGAGATGATCAAGCGCGACGTGGACCGCGGGCTGGCGTCGCTGTGCGTCGGCTTCGGGCAGGGCGCGGCGATCGAGTTCAGTCGGTAG